The following proteins come from a genomic window of Kitasatospora sp. NBC_01246:
- a CDS encoding alpha/beta fold hydrolase — protein sequence MPELRRVPVNGVELNVALAGSGPAVLLLHGFPHTWEVWTDVMAGLSGRYRVIAPDLRGFGASSGTAAGYDAGTLAEDAAALLTTLGVASAAVVGIDAGTAPAFLLALRRPGLVRRLVVMEALLGRLPGAEGFLADGPPWWFGFHAAAPGLAESVLEGHEAAYVDWFLRSGTLGDGVRPVLRDAFVRAYTGRQALGRAFSYYRALPESAVQVEQAVAAARLTVPTMAVGARPVGAALERQLRPITDDLTGHVIEDCGHIIPLHRPRALLGLLRPFLAGAEAKAG from the coding sequence ATGCCCGAGTTGCGGCGCGTCCCCGTCAACGGTGTCGAACTGAACGTCGCCCTCGCCGGATCGGGCCCGGCCGTCCTGCTGCTGCACGGTTTCCCGCACACCTGGGAGGTGTGGACGGACGTCATGGCCGGCCTGTCCGGCCGCTACCGCGTCATCGCCCCGGACCTGCGCGGGTTCGGCGCGAGCAGCGGGACCGCCGCAGGGTACGACGCGGGAACCCTGGCCGAGGACGCCGCGGCGCTTCTCACCACGCTCGGCGTGGCCTCGGCCGCGGTGGTGGGCATCGACGCGGGTACCGCACCGGCCTTCCTCCTCGCCCTGCGCCGCCCCGGTCTCGTCCGGCGCCTGGTCGTCATGGAGGCCCTTCTGGGCAGGCTGCCCGGCGCCGAGGGGTTCCTCGCCGACGGCCCGCCGTGGTGGTTCGGCTTCCATGCCGCCGCGCCCGGCCTCGCCGAGTCCGTACTGGAGGGCCACGAAGCGGCCTACGTCGACTGGTTCCTGCGCTCCGGCACGCTCGGCGACGGGGTGCGCCCCGTCCTCCGGGACGCCTTCGTCCGCGCGTACACCGGCCGCCAGGCATTGGGCCGCGCGTTCTCGTACTACCGGGCGCTGCCCGAGAGCGCGGTACAGGTCGAACAGGCGGTCGCCGCCGCGCGCCTGACGGTGCCGACGATGGCGGTGGGCGCCCGGCCCGTCGGCGCGGCGCTGGAACGCCAGCTCCGCCCGATCACCGACGACCTCACCGGACACGTCATCGAGGACTGCGGCCACATCATCCCGCTGCACCGCCCCCGCGCCCTGCTCGGGCTGCTGCGTCCGTTCCTGGCCGGTGCGGAGGCGAAAGCAGGGTGA
- a CDS encoding DUF3253 domain-containing protein, translating into MAKDPQKVDRLVERTILALLERRGPASSICPSDAARAAYAGEGEGWRALMEPTRRAAWRLASAGEVEVTQAGRPVTPAEARGPIRIRRARGRTIRTEP; encoded by the coding sequence GTGGCGAAGGATCCGCAGAAGGTCGACCGGCTCGTCGAGCGGACCATTCTGGCTCTGCTGGAGCGTCGTGGGCCGGCCTCGTCGATCTGCCCCTCCGATGCCGCCCGAGCGGCGTACGCGGGAGAGGGCGAGGGATGGCGCGCGTTGATGGAGCCGACTCGCCGGGCCGCGTGGCGGCTGGCTTCGGCGGGTGAGGTCGAGGTCACTCAGGCCGGGCGCCCGGTCACGCCCGCCGAGGCCCGTGGCCCGATCCGCATTCGTCGAGCGCGGGGACGAACGATCCGCACCGAGCCGTAG
- a CDS encoding excinuclease ABC subunit UvrA has product MADHAAAGESLIRIVGAAANNLAQVSVDLPKKALTVVTGVSGSGKSSLVLDTIAAEAQRLVNDSYPSFVRNRLPHMPAPEVQSMSGLTFTVIIDQRRFTGNARSTVSTASDLAPLLRLVFSRIGVPSAGYSPAYSFNDPTGMCPACEGLGTVVDIDVEALIDPEKNIDEGPVRFSQFRPGVYRWKRFAYCGLFDREKPLKDYTRDEMRLFLYADQLKLPNPDPRFPKTARFDGVVTRMRDVYVKNRPTKISPQVREELDRLTTHRVCHECGGARLNAAARASLIEGRSIVDWSAMPVAELRELLAALEDPRVEPALDGIRRTLDALLSVGLGYLSLDRESSTLSGGEAQRVKIVRHLGSALTDITYVFDEPSTGLHPADVQRLNHLLLRLRDAGNTVVVVEHHPQVIRIADHVIDMGPGAGSRGGLVQFEGTPKALAGSDTVTGRLLSTPLPLARANRGPRAFVRVENASAHNLAGFDVDIPLGVLTAVTGVAGSGKSSFATNELPRQHPEFTVVGQDPLRGGVRSMPLSILGVADSVREAFSAASGLEPAWFSFNSKGACPTCRGRGYITTELAFLDDVATPCDVCGGERFNPAAMKVQLDGRTIADVLRMPAGPVADLFADRSDIVRTMGWLERVGLGYAAVGQSLDTLSGGEKQRLLLARHLSSSPGFAEERIVLDEPTTGLHPSDVERLDLLFADLVDAGATLVVVEHNLRVVAQADHVIDIGPGAGTDGGRLLFAGPPAELLRRTDSLTGRALAAATEQRTTGAASRSTAGATAPG; this is encoded by the coding sequence ATGGCCGATCACGCTGCAGCAGGCGAGTCCCTCATCCGTATCGTCGGAGCGGCCGCCAACAATCTCGCCCAGGTGAGCGTCGACCTGCCGAAGAAGGCGTTGACCGTGGTCACCGGGGTTTCCGGGTCCGGCAAGTCCTCACTCGTGCTGGACACGATCGCCGCCGAGGCACAACGTCTGGTGAACGACTCGTATCCGTCGTTCGTGAGGAACCGCCTTCCCCACATGCCGGCGCCCGAGGTGCAGTCGATGAGCGGTCTGACGTTCACGGTCATCATCGATCAGCGCCGCTTCACCGGAAACGCCCGGTCGACGGTGTCGACGGCTTCCGACCTCGCTCCCCTGCTCAGACTCGTGTTCTCGCGGATCGGTGTGCCCTCCGCCGGATACTCGCCGGCCTACTCCTTCAACGATCCGACGGGCATGTGCCCCGCGTGCGAAGGCCTCGGCACTGTCGTCGACATCGATGTGGAGGCGTTGATCGACCCGGAGAAGAACATCGACGAGGGGCCTGTTCGATTCAGCCAGTTCCGCCCCGGCGTCTACCGCTGGAAGCGCTTCGCCTACTGCGGGCTGTTCGACCGGGAGAAGCCGCTGAAGGACTACACGCGGGACGAGATGCGGCTGTTCCTCTACGCGGATCAGCTGAAGCTGCCGAATCCGGATCCGCGCTTCCCCAAGACCGCCCGCTTCGACGGCGTCGTCACCCGGATGCGGGACGTGTACGTCAAGAACCGTCCGACCAAGATCTCGCCGCAGGTGCGGGAGGAGCTGGACCGTCTGACGACGCACCGCGTCTGCCACGAGTGCGGCGGAGCGCGCCTGAACGCCGCGGCCCGTGCCAGCCTGATCGAGGGGCGCTCGATCGTCGACTGGTCGGCGATGCCGGTGGCCGAGCTCCGCGAACTCCTGGCGGCGCTGGAGGATCCGCGGGTGGAACCGGCCCTCGACGGGATCCGGCGGACCTTGGACGCACTGCTCTCCGTCGGGCTCGGATACCTCTCGCTCGACCGCGAGTCATCGACGTTGTCCGGCGGCGAGGCACAACGGGTCAAGATCGTCCGACACCTGGGCAGCGCCCTCACCGACATCACCTACGTCTTCGACGAGCCCTCGACGGGCCTGCACCCCGCCGATGTGCAACGTCTCAACCACCTCCTGCTGCGGCTGCGCGACGCCGGCAACACCGTGGTGGTCGTGGAGCACCACCCCCAGGTGATCCGAATCGCCGACCATGTGATCGACATGGGACCGGGGGCGGGTTCACGGGGCGGGCTGGTGCAGTTCGAAGGTACGCCGAAGGCTCTGGCCGGCAGCGACACCGTGACCGGACGGCTGCTCTCGACGCCCCTGCCGCTCGCACGCGCGAACCGCGGGCCGCGAGCCTTCGTCCGCGTGGAGAACGCCTCCGCGCACAACCTCGCCGGCTTCGACGTCGACATTCCGCTCGGCGTCCTCACCGCGGTCACGGGCGTGGCGGGTTCCGGCAAGAGCTCGTTCGCCACCAACGAACTCCCCCGGCAGCACCCCGAGTTCACGGTCGTCGGGCAGGACCCGCTGCGCGGCGGGGTACGGTCGATGCCGCTCAGCATCCTCGGCGTCGCGGACAGCGTGCGCGAGGCGTTCAGTGCCGCCTCCGGGCTCGAACCGGCCTGGTTCAGCTTCAACTCCAAGGGCGCCTGCCCCACTTGCCGGGGCAGGGGCTACATCACCACCGAACTCGCCTTCCTCGACGACGTCGCGACACCCTGCGACGTCTGCGGGGGCGAACGCTTCAACCCCGCCGCCATGAAGGTCCAGCTCGACGGCCGGACGATCGCCGACGTCCTGAGAATGCCGGCGGGCCCCGTGGCGGACCTCTTCGCGGACCGCTCCGACATCGTGCGGACGATGGGCTGGCTCGAACGCGTCGGGCTCGGCTACGCCGCCGTCGGACAGTCGCTCGACACCCTCTCCGGCGGCGAGAAGCAACGCCTCCTGCTGGCCCGGCACCTCAGCAGCTCGCCCGGCTTCGCCGAGGAGCGGATCGTCCTGGACGAACCGACGACCGGTCTGCACCCCAGCGACGTCGAACGGCTCGACCTGCTGTTCGCCGACCTCGTGGACGCCGGTGCGACGCTGGTGGTCGTGGAGCACAACCTGCGCGTCGTCGCCCAGGCCGACCATGTGATCGACATCGGCCCCGGAGCCGGGACGGACGGCGGCCGCCTGCTCTTCGCCGGCCCGCCCGCCGAACTGCTGCGCCGGACGGACTCCCTCACCGGGCGCGCGCTGGCGGCGGCCACCGAACAGCGGACTACCGGGGCCGCGTCCCGCAGCACGGCCGGAGCCACCGCCCCCGGGTGA
- a CDS encoding SulP family inorganic anion transporter translates to MIRRPALRPADLRADLAASLVVFLVALPLCVGVAVASGVPAELGLLTGIVGGLLTGLLPGSSLQVSGPAAGLTVLVFAAVQEHGLATLGVITAAAGLLQIGMGALRLGRLFRAISVSVVQGMLAGIGLVLISGQLYALADAKAPRSGLDKLAGLPGLVLDTVTSTRALTAAAIGIGTIAVLVLWPRLPARVRTVPAPLAAVAAATAATALFDLSVGKVEVAGLAGVIDLPGGADLAALGDVGVLGTVLAFALIASAESLFSAAAVDRLHGGPRTHYDRELIAQGVGNTVCGALGALPMTAVIVRSAANVQAGARTKASRVLHGLWLLLFAALFPAALSVIPLAALAGVLVHAGAKLVPAKALVPLWRTHRGEALILMATAVAVVVTNLFEGVLLGLLLSVLKSAWDTSHLHVEVDERGDGTVGVTLAGNATFLRLPRLLDTLERLPAGRTVHLDLTGLRHLDHACRTALETWEERHNRVGEALVVRVPVGV, encoded by the coding sequence ATGATCCGTCGTCCCGCCCTCCGGCCCGCCGACCTGCGGGCAGACCTGGCCGCCTCCCTCGTCGTCTTCCTGGTCGCGCTGCCGCTCTGCGTCGGTGTGGCCGTCGCCTCCGGCGTCCCGGCCGAACTCGGCCTGCTCACCGGCATAGTCGGCGGGCTTCTCACCGGGCTGCTGCCGGGCAGCAGCCTCCAGGTGTCCGGCCCCGCCGCGGGCCTCACCGTCCTGGTGTTCGCGGCCGTGCAGGAACACGGGCTCGCCACCCTCGGCGTGATCACCGCGGCCGCCGGACTGCTCCAGATCGGCATGGGCGCGCTGCGGCTCGGGCGCCTGTTCCGCGCCATCTCGGTCTCGGTCGTCCAGGGCATGCTGGCGGGCATCGGCTTGGTGCTGATCTCCGGCCAGCTCTACGCGCTGGCCGACGCGAAGGCGCCCAGGAGCGGACTCGACAAGCTGGCGGGCCTTCCCGGCCTGGTCCTCGACACCGTGACCTCGACGCGGGCGCTCACCGCCGCCGCGATCGGCATCGGCACCATAGCCGTTCTGGTGCTCTGGCCCCGGCTGCCCGCCCGGGTCCGGACGGTGCCCGCGCCGCTGGCCGCCGTCGCCGCGGCCACCGCCGCCACCGCGCTGTTCGACCTCTCCGTCGGCAAGGTCGAGGTCGCCGGTCTGGCCGGGGTGATCGACCTCCCCGGCGGCGCGGACCTGGCGGCGCTCGGCGATGTCGGCGTCCTCGGCACCGTGCTCGCGTTCGCCCTGATCGCCTCGGCGGAGAGCCTGTTCAGCGCCGCGGCGGTGGACCGCCTGCACGGCGGCCCGCGCACCCACTACGACCGGGAGTTGATCGCCCAGGGGGTCGGCAACACGGTCTGCGGCGCTCTCGGCGCGCTCCCGATGACCGCCGTCATCGTGCGCAGCGCCGCCAACGTCCAGGCCGGGGCGCGGACCAAGGCCTCCCGCGTGCTGCACGGCCTCTGGCTGCTGCTGTTCGCCGCGCTGTTCCCCGCCGCGCTGTCGGTCATCCCGCTCGCCGCGCTGGCCGGGGTCCTGGTGCACGCCGGGGCCAAGCTCGTGCCGGCGAAGGCGCTCGTTCCGCTGTGGCGGACGCACCGCGGGGAGGCCTTGATCCTGATGGCCACGGCGGTCGCCGTCGTGGTGACCAACCTCTTCGAGGGGGTGCTGCTCGGCCTGCTGCTCTCCGTGCTGAAGAGCGCCTGGGACACCTCGCACCTGCACGTGGAGGTCGACGAGCGCGGGGACGGAACGGTCGGGGTGACACTGGCCGGCAACGCGACCTTCCTCCGCCTGCCCCGGCTCCTGGACACGCTGGAGCGACTGCCCGCCGGCCGGACCGTCCACCTGGACCTGACCGGCCTGCGCCACCTCGACCACGCCTGCCGGACGGCGCTGGAGACCTGGGAGGAGCGCCACAACCGGGTGGGTGAGGCGCTCGTGGTGCGCGTCCCGGTCGGTGTCTGA
- a CDS encoding carbonic anhydrase encodes MEPLIDRARAFPERAGRAGRELDGLATGQSPQALFITCSDSRVVPALITGAAPGDLFELRTAGNIVPPYRADSASGETATIEYAVDVLGVRDIVVCGHSHCGAVGAVVRGDDLSLAPAVRSWLGNADRGVLRADGTDVFDPTVAGPVQRHVLAQLEQLRGYPGIARRLVDGRVRIHGWFYEVHTGLVLAHRADSGLFLPL; translated from the coding sequence ATGGAACCGTTGATCGACCGTGCCCGCGCCTTCCCCGAGCGCGCCGGCCGGGCCGGCCGCGAACTCGACGGCCTCGCCACCGGTCAGTCGCCGCAGGCGCTCTTCATCACCTGCTCGGACTCCCGGGTGGTGCCGGCCCTGATCACCGGGGCCGCGCCCGGCGACCTCTTCGAACTCCGCACCGCGGGCAACATCGTCCCGCCCTACCGTGCGGACTCCGCCTCCGGTGAGACCGCCACCATCGAATACGCCGTGGACGTCCTCGGCGTGCGCGACATCGTGGTGTGCGGCCACTCGCACTGCGGGGCCGTCGGCGCGGTGGTGCGCGGCGACGACCTCAGCCTGGCGCCCGCCGTCCGCTCCTGGCTGGGCAACGCCGACCGCGGCGTTCTGCGGGCCGACGGGACGGACGTCTTCGACCCGACCGTGGCCGGGCCCGTGCAACGGCACGTCCTCGCCCAGCTGGAGCAGCTGCGCGGTTACCCGGGCATCGCACGGCGACTGGTCGACGGCCGGGTCCGGATCCACGGCTGGTTCTACGAGGTCCACACCGGGCTGGTGCTCGCGCACCGGGCCGACTCCGGACTCTTCCTCCCGCTGTGA
- a CDS encoding alkaline phosphatase family protein has product MSRSVRAALATVTLTAALLPLTGVQASAATGPYKGLPNGTRTAKTLVIGVDGTRYDKLLTADAPTLKALMASGLTATSNLYASPLAPTLSGPGWSTIATGVWPDRHGVKDNTFAGSRFDLYPDFATRLETASPSASTLVAASWNPIADNVFHGTADLRIDESENDVKTASDAADYLTNGNPDTTFLHFDEVDEAGHSYGGTSSQYAAAIHSVDALVGQVVQAVRNRATYASEDWLIIVTTDHGHTDAGGHGGNSAVERQTFQIVNGAGYAAGSTRFDVKPVDIAPTVLKHEGVALQPAWQLDGKPIDEIVPDAFDALRPGLQTRVDETGIPATTKGWTHTPPSGWTIDNSRMPSGGVTEWRGWAFATDEFWTAAQLGQSRETNVRARNVFAVADSDEWDDKSHGTGQFDSTLISPAFPVSGTQATVSFATDYKVDGPQTGDLYVVFGTGTPQLVKSYRSDLNTFEKLQVTVPAGATTAQLQFRYTGTNSAFWTVDQVSVTS; this is encoded by the coding sequence ATGTCCCGTTCCGTCCGGGCCGCCCTCGCCACGGTCACGCTCACCGCGGCACTGCTGCCGCTCACCGGCGTCCAGGCCTCGGCCGCCACCGGCCCGTACAAGGGCCTGCCGAACGGCACCAGGACGGCCAAGACCCTGGTGATCGGCGTCGACGGCACCCGGTACGACAAGCTGCTGACCGCCGACGCGCCCACCCTCAAGGCGCTGATGGCCTCGGGCCTCACCGCGACCAGCAACCTCTACGCCAGCCCGCTGGCGCCGACGCTCTCCGGGCCGGGCTGGTCCACCATCGCCACCGGCGTCTGGCCGGACAGGCACGGCGTCAAGGACAACACCTTCGCCGGCTCCCGCTTCGACCTCTACCCGGACTTCGCCACCCGGCTGGAGACGGCCTCGCCCAGCGCCTCCACCCTGGTCGCCGCCTCCTGGAACCCGATCGCCGACAACGTCTTCCACGGCACGGCGGACCTGCGGATCGACGAGAGCGAGAACGACGTCAAGACCGCCTCGGACGCCGCCGACTACCTCACCAACGGGAACCCCGACACCACCTTCCTCCACTTCGACGAGGTCGACGAGGCGGGCCACAGCTACGGCGGCACCAGCTCCCAGTACGCCGCCGCGATCCACTCGGTCGACGCGCTGGTCGGGCAGGTCGTCCAGGCGGTGCGCAACCGCGCGACCTACGCCTCCGAGGACTGGCTGATCATCGTCACCACCGACCACGGCCACACCGACGCCGGCGGCCACGGCGGGAACAGCGCCGTCGAGCGCCAGACCTTCCAGATCGTCAACGGAGCCGGCTACGCCGCCGGTTCGACCCGCTTCGACGTCAAGCCGGTCGACATCGCGCCCACCGTCCTCAAGCACGAGGGTGTCGCCCTCCAGCCGGCCTGGCAGCTGGACGGCAAGCCGATCGACGAGATCGTCCCCGATGCCTTCGACGCCCTGCGCCCCGGCCTGCAGACCCGGGTGGACGAGACCGGCATCCCCGCCACCACCAAGGGCTGGACCCACACCCCGCCGTCCGGCTGGACCATCGACAACTCCCGGATGCCCAGCGGCGGCGTCACCGAGTGGCGGGGCTGGGCCTTCGCCACGGACGAGTTCTGGACGGCGGCCCAGCTCGGCCAGTCCCGGGAGACCAACGTCCGGGCCCGCAACGTCTTCGCGGTCGCCGACTCCGACGAGTGGGACGACAAGTCGCACGGCACCGGGCAGTTCGACTCCACGCTGATCAGCCCGGCGTTCCCGGTCAGCGGCACCCAGGCCACCGTCTCCTTCGCCACCGACTACAAGGTCGACGGCCCGCAGACCGGCGACCTGTACGTCGTCTTCGGCACCGGCACCCCGCAGCTGGTGAAGTCCTACCGCAGTGACCTCAACACCTTCGAGAAGCTCCAGGTCACCGTTCCGGCCGGCGCGACCACGGCACAGCTCCAGTTCCGCTACACCGGCACCAACAGCGCGTTCTGGACGGTCGACCAGGTCTCCGTCACGTCCTGA